From the genome of Thermoanaerobaculia bacterium, one region includes:
- a CDS encoding type II toxin-antitoxin system HipA family toxin, translating to MSDRAFVFGYLPGAAAPELLGQVIVFETGNSGFCRFKYAPSWLAQAKAFAVDPDLLPLDEREFESQPGWEVFSALRDAAPDFWGRKVLERQLGRIGLTELEFLLATGDQRTGALAFSNERTFVGGSSAPSSHRLAELMDAALRLERDEPIPPDLLTLLGEGSGSLGGMRPKATVERDGDLWVAKFPAKDDRHAITRWEHATLSLAARCGIRVPQHELVEVGGRAVLMTRRFDRRTQREGFARAHLLSGLTLLGLHERDYGDGSYADLAAWIRRHGAMPREDARELFLRMVFNIVVGNTDDHLRNHAVVDAGDGFRLSPAFDLVPQVATGTRRSQAIGVGDHGRDATLENATTHAGQFGLDGAEAQAVIRNLCLAIAQGWNEDFIAAGVAGPELVAIERLLRPYLP from the coding sequence ATGTCTGACCGGGCGTTCGTCTTCGGCTACTTGCCGGGAGCGGCCGCGCCCGAGCTGCTCGGGCAGGTCATCGTCTTCGAGACCGGCAACTCGGGGTTCTGCCGATTCAAGTACGCGCCGTCCTGGCTGGCACAAGCGAAGGCCTTTGCGGTCGACCCCGACTTGCTGCCCCTCGACGAGCGCGAGTTCGAGTCGCAACCCGGGTGGGAGGTGTTCAGTGCGTTGCGTGACGCCGCTCCCGACTTCTGGGGGCGCAAGGTCCTCGAGCGCCAGCTGGGGCGCATCGGCCTCACCGAGCTCGAGTTCCTGCTCGCGACCGGCGATCAGCGCACGGGAGCGCTCGCCTTCTCGAACGAACGCACGTTCGTCGGCGGCTCGAGCGCTCCGAGCTCGCACCGCCTTGCGGAGCTCATGGACGCCGCCCTTCGCCTCGAGCGCGACGAGCCCATCCCGCCTGATCTGCTCACGCTGCTGGGCGAAGGGTCCGGGAGCCTCGGCGGCATGCGGCCCAAGGCGACCGTCGAGCGCGACGGCGATCTCTGGGTGGCGAAGTTCCCGGCCAAGGACGATCGCCACGCGATCACACGCTGGGAACACGCCACCCTGAGCCTCGCGGCTCGCTGCGGGATTCGAGTGCCTCAGCACGAGTTGGTCGAGGTCGGCGGGCGGGCGGTATTGATGACGCGGCGCTTCGACCGCCGCACACAGCGTGAGGGGTTCGCCCGTGCGCACCTCTTGAGCGGATTGACCCTGCTCGGGCTGCACGAACGCGACTACGGCGACGGGAGCTATGCCGACCTCGCGGCGTGGATCCGCCGCCACGGCGCGATGCCTCGGGAAGATGCACGCGAGCTGTTCCTGAGGATGGTCTTCAACATCGTCGTCGGGAACACCGATGACCACCTGCGCAACCACGCGGTCGTGGACGCAGGCGACGGCTTTCGCCTCTCGCCGGCGTTCGACCTGGTGCCCCAGGTCGCGACGGGCACCCGCCGCAGCCAAGCGATCGGTGTCGGCGACCATGGGCGGGATGCGACGCTCGAGAACGCGACCACGCACGCCGGGCAGTTCGGGCTCGACGGCGCCGAGGCGCAGGCGGTCATCCGCAATCTGTGTCTTGCCATCGCGCAGGGCTGGAACGAGGATTTCATCGCTGCGGGCGTCGCCGGGCCGGAGCTCGTCGCGATCGAACGGCTGTTGCGTCCCTACCTTCCCTAG
- a CDS encoding helix-turn-helix domain-containing protein, which produces MSGRSTGRTSLTAPALSALAQLGADLALARARRSFSLRDAAARLFVSVNTLRSLEAGKPGVGLGVLASALMLYGMLDRLRTLADPAEDSVGLSLDRRRLLLRGRARENTFDV; this is translated from the coding sequence ATGTCCGGGAGATCCACTGGACGCACCAGCCTCACGGCTCCGGCCCTCAGTGCGCTCGCGCAGCTTGGGGCGGACTTGGCGCTGGCGCGGGCTCGGCGCTCGTTCAGCCTGCGGGATGCCGCCGCGCGGCTGTTCGTGAGCGTCAACACGCTGCGGAGCCTCGAAGCGGGCAAGCCTGGGGTGGGGCTCGGCGTGCTGGCCAGCGCGCTCATGCTGTACGGGATGCTCGATCGTCTGCGCACGCTTGCCGATCCCGCGGAGGACTCGGTGGGCCTGAGCCTCGATCGGCGGCGACTCCTGCTACGCGGTCGGGCCCGGGAGAACACTTTCGATGTCTGA